The Bacillus vallismortis genome window below encodes:
- the rbfA gene encoding 30S ribosome-binding factor RbfA codes for MSMRANRVGEQMKKELGDIISRKLKDPRIGFLTVTDVRVSGDLQIAKVYISVLGDEKKREEALKGLAKAKGFIRSEIGSRIRLRKTPEIEFEFDESIDYGNRIETLIHELHSEKPSE; via the coding sequence TTGAGTATGAGAGCAAACCGTGTCGGCGAGCAAATGAAAAAAGAACTCGGTGATATTATCAGCCGCAAGCTGAAAGATCCGAGAATAGGTTTTCTGACAGTAACGGATGTACGTGTATCAGGTGATTTGCAAATTGCAAAGGTGTATATCTCGGTTCTCGGCGACGAGAAAAAACGGGAGGAAGCGCTGAAAGGGCTGGCAAAGGCGAAAGGATTTATCCGATCTGAAATCGGCAGCCGCATCAGACTTCGAAAAACGCCTGAAATTGAATTTGAGTTCGATGAATCAATCGATTACGGAAATCGAATCGAAACGCTGATTCACGAATTACATTCAGAGAAACCATCTGAATAA
- the rpsO gene encoding 30S ribosomal protein S15, giving the protein MAITQERKNQLISEFKTHESDTGSPEVQIAILTDSINNLNEHLRTHKKDHHSRRGLLKMVGKRRNLLTYLRNKDVTRYRELINKLGLRR; this is encoded by the coding sequence ATGGCAATTACTCAAGAGCGTAAAAACCAACTCATCAGTGAGTTCAAAACACACGAATCTGATACTGGATCTCCAGAAGTTCAGATCGCTATCCTAACTGACTCAATTAACAATTTGAACGAGCATTTACGTACTCATAAGAAAGACCACCATTCACGTCGCGGTCTTCTTAAAATGGTAGGTAAGCGTCGTAATCTTCTTACGTATCTACGTAATAAAGACGTAACTCGTTATCGTGAGTTAATTAACAAACTAGGCTTACGTCGATAA
- the pnp gene encoding polyribonucleotide nucleotidyltransferase, whose translation MGQEKHVFTIDWAGRTLTVETGQLAKQANGAVMIRYGDTAVLSTATASKEPKPLDFFPLTVNYEERLYAVGKIPGGFIKREGRPSEKAVLASRLIDRPIRPLFADGFRNEVQVISIVMSVDQNCSSEMAAMFGSSLALSVSDIPFEGPIAGVTVGRINDEFIINPTVDQLEKSDINLVVAGTKDAINMVEAGADEVPEETMLEAIMFGHEEIKRLIAFQEEIVAAVGKEKSEIALYEIDEELSEKVKALAEEDLLKAIQVHEKHAREDAINEVKKAVVAKFEDEEHDEDTIKKVKQTLSKLVKNEVRRLITEEKVRPDGRGVDQIRPLSSEVGLLSRTHGSGLFTRGQTQALSVCTLGALGDVQILDGLGVEESKRFMHHYNFPQFSVGETGPMRGPGRREIGHGALGERALEPVIPSEKDFPYTVRLVSEVLESNGSTSQASICASTLAMMDAGVPIKAPVAGIAMGLVKSGEHYTVLTDIQGMEDALGDMDFKVAGTEKGVTALQMDIKIEGLSREILEEALQQAKKGRMEILNSMLATLSESRKELSQYAPKILTMAINPDKIRDVIGPSGKQINKIIEETGVKIDIEQDGTIFISSTVESSNQEAKKIIEDLVREVEVGQLYLGKVKRIEKFGAFVEIFSGKDGLVHISELALERVGKVEDVVKIGDEILVKVTEIDKQGRVNLSRKAVLREEKEKEEQQS comes from the coding sequence ATGGGACAAGAAAAACATGTCTTTACCATAGATTGGGCCGGAAGAACGCTTACCGTTGAAACCGGCCAGCTTGCCAAACAGGCAAACGGTGCTGTTATGATCCGTTACGGTGATACAGCAGTGCTTAGTACAGCAACCGCTTCAAAAGAACCAAAACCACTTGATTTCTTCCCGCTTACTGTAAATTATGAGGAAAGATTATATGCGGTAGGGAAAATTCCGGGCGGATTTATTAAAAGAGAAGGGCGTCCAAGTGAAAAAGCGGTTCTTGCCAGCCGTTTAATCGACCGTCCGATCCGTCCTTTGTTTGCTGATGGATTCCGTAATGAAGTTCAAGTCATCAGCATTGTCATGAGTGTTGACCAAAACTGCTCTTCTGAAATGGCCGCTATGTTCGGTTCATCTCTGGCTCTTTCTGTATCGGATATTCCGTTTGAAGGACCGATTGCAGGGGTTACTGTCGGACGCATTAATGATGAATTTATCATTAACCCGACAGTCGATCAGCTTGAGAAAAGCGATATCAATCTTGTCGTTGCCGGCACGAAAGATGCCATTAACATGGTAGAAGCGGGAGCGGATGAAGTTCCTGAGGAAACCATGCTTGAAGCCATTATGTTCGGCCATGAAGAAATTAAACGCCTGATTGCATTCCAAGAAGAAATTGTAGCAGCAGTCGGCAAAGAAAAATCAGAAATTGCGCTCTATGAAATTGATGAAGAGCTTAGTGAAAAAGTAAAAGCTTTAGCAGAAGAAGATTTGCTGAAAGCCATCCAGGTTCATGAAAAGCATGCCCGCGAAGATGCCATTAATGAAGTGAAAAAAGCAGTTGTGGCGAAATTCGAGGATGAAGAGCATGATGAAGACACAATCAAGAAAGTGAAGCAGACTTTATCCAAGCTGGTGAAAAATGAAGTGCGCCGGTTGATTACTGAAGAGAAAGTAAGACCGGACGGCCGCGGTGTCGATCAAATCCGCCCGCTTTCTTCTGAGGTCGGCCTCTTGTCAAGAACTCATGGATCAGGGCTGTTTACAAGGGGACAAACACAGGCTCTCAGCGTATGTACGCTAGGCGCTCTTGGAGATGTGCAAATCCTTGACGGCTTAGGTGTCGAAGAGTCGAAACGGTTTATGCATCACTACAACTTCCCGCAATTCAGCGTTGGGGAAACAGGGCCAATGCGCGGACCGGGACGCCGTGAAATCGGACATGGAGCACTGGGTGAGCGTGCGCTTGAGCCAGTTATTCCGTCTGAAAAAGACTTCCCTTACACTGTCCGTCTTGTATCAGAAGTGCTTGAATCAAATGGTTCTACGTCTCAAGCAAGTATTTGCGCAAGCACACTTGCAATGATGGATGCCGGTGTACCAATTAAAGCCCCAGTTGCGGGTATTGCGATGGGTCTTGTCAAATCAGGCGAACATTACACTGTTCTGACTGACATCCAAGGCATGGAAGACGCGCTTGGAGATATGGACTTTAAAGTAGCCGGAACTGAAAAAGGCGTCACGGCGCTGCAAATGGACATTAAAATCGAAGGACTTTCCAGAGAGATTCTTGAAGAAGCGCTTCAGCAGGCGAAAAAAGGAAGAATGGAAATTCTCAATAGCATGCTTGCGACATTAAGCGAATCAAGAAAAGAGCTTTCTCAATATGCACCTAAGATTTTAACAATGGCCATTAATCCTGATAAGATCCGCGATGTCATCGGGCCAAGCGGAAAACAAATCAATAAAATCATCGAAGAAACCGGTGTTAAAATTGATATTGAACAGGACGGCACCATCTTTATTTCTTCAACAGTTGAAAGCAGCAACCAAGAAGCGAAAAAAATCATTGAAGACCTTGTCAGAGAGGTTGAAGTCGGCCAGCTTTACCTAGGTAAAGTGAAACGAATTGAAAAATTCGGAGCTTTCGTTGAAATTTTCAGCGGAAAAGACGGTTTGGTGCACATTTCAGAGCTTGCGCTTGAACGCGTAGGAAAAGTTGAAGATGTTGTGAAAATCGGGGACGAGATTCTTGTCAAGGTCACTGAAATTGATAAACAAGGACGAGTCAATTTGTCCCGTAAAGCGGTGCTCCGTGAAGAGAAAGAAAAAGAAGAACAACAATCTTAA
- a CDS encoding polysaccharide deacetylase family protein, with product MYKKFVPFAVFLFLFFVSFEMMKNPHTLDYIGAMKKDTVTVTASKDPLYEELLQKAPEYEVRPQDARVDKVWKSIPGYNGLMVNIEKSYKKMKKHGEFRENDLVYRQVKPNIHLESLQPEPIYKGNPDKPMVAFLVNVAWGNEYLEKMLPVLQKHQVKATFFLEGNWVRKNEQLAKKIAEEGHEIGNHSYNHPDMSKLTTGRISEQLDKTNEQIEKTLGVKPKWFAPPSGSFRKAVVDIAAEKQMGTVMWTVDTIDWQKPSPSVLQTRVLSKIHNGAMILMHPTDPTAESLEALITKIKDKGYALGTVTELMDETRLLK from the coding sequence ATGTACAAAAAATTTGTGCCGTTTGCCGTTTTTCTATTTCTTTTTTTTGTCTCATTTGAGATGATGAAAAATCCGCACACACTTGATTATATAGGGGCAATGAAAAAAGATACGGTGACTGTCACGGCGTCCAAAGACCCGCTATATGAAGAATTGCTTCAAAAAGCGCCGGAATATGAAGTTAGGCCCCAGGATGCCAGAGTAGATAAGGTCTGGAAAAGCATTCCCGGTTACAATGGGTTGATGGTCAATATTGAAAAATCATATAAAAAAATGAAAAAGCACGGCGAGTTTCGGGAAAACGATTTGGTGTACAGGCAAGTAAAACCAAACATTCATCTTGAGTCTCTTCAGCCTGAGCCTATTTATAAAGGAAATCCTGACAAACCGATGGTGGCTTTTTTAGTCAATGTGGCATGGGGAAATGAATATTTAGAAAAAATGCTCCCTGTTCTGCAAAAGCATCAGGTCAAGGCTACGTTCTTTTTAGAAGGCAATTGGGTGAGGAAAAATGAACAGCTTGCTAAAAAGATTGCGGAAGAAGGACATGAAATCGGAAATCATTCATACAATCATCCGGATATGAGCAAACTGACTACAGGAAGAATTTCCGAGCAGCTCGACAAGACAAATGAGCAAATAGAAAAAACGCTCGGTGTTAAGCCGAAGTGGTTTGCTCCGCCGAGCGGAAGTTTTAGAAAAGCGGTCGTCGACATTGCAGCTGAGAAACAGATGGGAACAGTCATGTGGACAGTTGATACGATCGATTGGCAAAAACCGTCTCCGTCTGTGCTTCAAACGAGAGTGTTAAGCAAGATACATAATGGTGCCATGATTTTAATGCATCCGACTGACCCTACGGCTGAAAGTCTTGAAGCGCTGATTACAAAGATAAAAGATAAAGGATACGCGCTTGGAACAGTCACCGAACTAATGGATGAAACAAGACTGTTGAAGTAA
- the ribF gene encoding bifunctional riboflavin kinase/FAD synthetase, with translation MKTIHITHPHHLIKEEQAKSVMALGYFDGVHLGHQKVIGTAKQIAEEKGLALAVMTFHPHPSHVLRRNQEPKDLITPLEDKINQIEQLGTEILYVVKFNEAFASLSPKQFAGQYIVGLNVQHAVAGFDFTYGKYGKGTMETMPHDLDGEAECTMVEKLTEQDKKISSSYIRTALQNGDVELANVLLGQPYFIKGIVIHGDKRGRTIGFPTANVGLNNSYIVPPTGVYAVKAEVNGEVYNGVCNIGYKPTFYEKRPEQPSIEVHLFDFDQEVYGAAIKIEWYKRIRSERKFNGIKELTEQIEKDKQEAIRYFSNLRK, from the coding sequence GTGAAGACGATACATATTACACATCCTCATCATTTAATCAAAGAGGAGCAGGCAAAGTCTGTGATGGCGTTAGGGTATTTTGACGGCGTTCATCTAGGGCATCAAAAGGTAATCGGCACAGCGAAGCAGATAGCTGAAGAAAAGGGCCTGGCGTTAGCTGTGATGACCTTTCATCCTCATCCTTCCCATGTATTGAGGAGGAATCAGGAGCCAAAGGATCTGATTACGCCTCTGGAAGATAAAATAAACCAAATTGAACAATTAGGCACAGAGATTCTGTATGTCGTTAAATTTAATGAAGCATTTGCTTCTCTTTCTCCTAAGCAGTTTGCAGGCCAGTATATTGTCGGTCTTAATGTACAGCACGCTGTTGCGGGCTTTGACTTTACGTACGGCAAATACGGTAAGGGAACAATGGAGACCATGCCGCATGATTTAGATGGAGAAGCTGAGTGCACAATGGTAGAAAAATTAACGGAACAAGATAAAAAAATCAGTTCCTCGTATATCCGTACCGCGCTTCAAAACGGAGACGTTGAATTGGCGAATGTCTTGCTTGGACAGCCTTATTTTATAAAAGGAATTGTCATTCACGGTGATAAAAGAGGGCGGACCATCGGGTTTCCGACAGCAAATGTCGGTTTAAATAACAGCTATATCGTTCCGCCGACGGGTGTATATGCCGTAAAAGCGGAAGTGAACGGCGAAGTCTACAACGGCGTTTGCAATATCGGCTATAAGCCGACATTTTATGAAAAACGCCCGGAGCAGCCTTCAATCGAAGTCCATCTGTTTGATTTTGATCAAGAGGTATACGGAGCCGCTATAAAAATTGAGTGGTATAAACGGATTCGGAGCGAGCGGAAATTCAATGGCATCAAAGAATTAACAGAGCAAATTGAGAAAGACAAGCAGGAAGCCATCCGTTATTTCAGCAATTTGCGGAAATAA
- a CDS encoding DUF503 domain-containing protein, whose protein sequence is MIGFAECECIIYDAGSLKEKRAVLKRVLTRVQNKFNVSISEIDYQDTWQRTSFGIAAVSSSRVQTEKELQRVLAFIDSFPEIERTITRTEWF, encoded by the coding sequence GTGATCGGATTTGCGGAATGTGAATGCATCATTTATGATGCAGGATCGCTAAAAGAAAAGCGTGCCGTTCTGAAGCGGGTTTTAACCAGGGTTCAAAACAAGTTCAATGTTTCGATTTCGGAGATTGACTATCAGGACACATGGCAAAGGACCAGCTTCGGAATCGCCGCTGTTTCTTCCTCTCGCGTTCAAACAGAAAAAGAGCTGCAGCGCGTCCTAGCGTTTATCGATTCTTTTCCTGAAATTGAACGGACGATCACTAGGACAGAGTGGTTTTAA
- a CDS encoding pitrilysin family protein — translation MIKRYTCQNGVRVVLENNPTVRSVAIGVWIGTGSRHEKPEINGISHFLEHMFFKGTSTRSAREIAESFDRIGGQVNAFTSKEYTCYYAKVLDEHANYALDVLADMFFHSTFDENELKKEKNVVYEEIKMYEDAPDDIVHDLLSKATYGNHSLGYPILGTEETLASFNGDSLRQYMHDYYTPDRVVISVAGNISDSFIKDVEKWFGSYEAKGKATGLAKPEFYTEKLTRKKETEQAHLCLGFKGLEVGHERIYDLIVLNNVLGGSMSSRLFQDVREDKGLAYSVYSYHSSYEDSGMLTIYGGTGANQLQQLSETIQETLATLKREGITSKELENSKEQMKGSLMLSLESTNSKMSRNGKNELLLGKHKTLDEIIKELNAVNLERVNGLARQLFTEDYALALISPSGNMPY, via the coding sequence TTGATTAAACGATATACGTGTCAAAATGGTGTAAGAGTTGTGCTGGAAAATAACCCGACAGTCCGTTCTGTTGCGATCGGCGTGTGGATCGGCACCGGTTCGCGGCACGAAAAGCCGGAGATAAACGGGATTTCTCACTTTTTAGAGCACATGTTCTTTAAAGGGACGAGCACAAGATCTGCACGAGAGATAGCAGAATCTTTTGATCGTATTGGCGGTCAGGTCAATGCGTTTACCTCAAAGGAATATACCTGCTACTATGCAAAGGTCCTTGACGAGCATGCAAATTACGCACTGGACGTATTAGCAGATATGTTTTTTCATTCAACGTTTGATGAAAACGAGCTGAAAAAAGAAAAAAATGTAGTATATGAAGAGATTAAAATGTACGAAGATGCGCCGGACGACATTGTGCATGATTTACTGAGCAAAGCCACTTACGGCAATCATTCTTTAGGCTATCCTATTCTTGGTACGGAAGAAACGCTTGCTTCCTTCAACGGCGACTCTCTCAGACAATACATGCATGATTATTATACACCGGACCGAGTGGTCATTTCGGTAGCGGGTAATATATCTGACAGTTTTATCAAAGATGTAGAGAAATGGTTCGGGTCATACGAGGCCAAAGGCAAAGCGACAGGCCTCGCGAAGCCCGAGTTCTACACGGAAAAACTGACGAGAAAAAAAGAAACAGAGCAGGCTCATTTATGCCTTGGCTTTAAAGGCCTTGAGGTTGGCCATGAACGCATTTATGATTTAATCGTCCTGAATAATGTGCTCGGAGGCAGCATGAGTAGCCGCCTGTTCCAGGATGTCCGTGAAGATAAAGGGCTCGCTTATTCTGTTTACAGCTATCACAGCTCTTATGAGGACAGCGGTATGCTTACCATTTACGGCGGGACCGGTGCAAATCAGCTTCAGCAGCTGTCAGAAACAATTCAAGAAACCCTTGCTACATTAAAACGCGAAGGTATTACCTCTAAAGAGTTGGAAAACAGCAAAGAGCAAATGAAGGGAAGCTTGATGCTGAGCTTAGAAAGCACAAACAGCAAAATGAGCCGAAATGGAAAAAATGAACTGCTGCTCGGCAAACATAAAACTTTAGATGAGATCATCAAGGAATTAAACGCTGTAAACTTAGAGCGAGTCAACGGCCTTGCCAGACAACTGTTTACTGAAGATTATGCACTGGCACTCATCAGCCCCTCCGGCAATATGCCATATTAA
- the truB gene encoding tRNA pseudouridine(55) synthase TruB produces MVNGVLLLHKPVGMTSHDCVMKIRKLLKTKKVGHTGTLDPEVSGVLPICVGRATKIVEYLTEKSKTYDAEITLGFSTTTEDQTGERVETKPVNQAIDKADAVKVLNSLKGKQEQIPPMYSAVKVNGKKLYEYARAGIQVERPKRMITIEDIALTTEIKHNGETASFRFTVTCSKGTYVRTLAVMIGEKLGYPAHMSHLIRTASGDFSLDECFTFDELETQAQSGTVGEHTVPIEGALNHLPKWIISDTLAKKVENGALLETPEQFSEMTSEDRIAVFTESGSCLAIYFPHPTKKGLLKPAKVLLQKSEQ; encoded by the coding sequence ATGGTTAACGGAGTTCTCCTTTTACATAAACCGGTTGGCATGACATCGCACGACTGTGTCATGAAGATCCGAAAACTGTTAAAAACAAAAAAAGTAGGACATACGGGAACACTCGATCCAGAAGTGTCAGGTGTACTTCCGATTTGTGTGGGAAGGGCGACAAAAATAGTCGAATACTTGACTGAAAAGTCTAAAACATATGATGCGGAAATAACACTTGGCTTTTCAACGACAACAGAGGATCAGACTGGCGAAAGGGTTGAAACTAAGCCTGTCAATCAAGCCATTGATAAAGCAGATGCAGTAAAAGTTTTAAATAGCTTAAAGGGTAAACAAGAGCAAATTCCTCCCATGTATTCCGCTGTCAAAGTAAACGGCAAAAAATTATACGAGTACGCAAGAGCAGGTATTCAGGTAGAACGTCCAAAACGTATGATTACTATTGAAGACATTGCCCTGACGACAGAGATTAAACATAATGGAGAAACGGCAAGCTTTCGGTTTACAGTGACATGCTCCAAAGGGACCTATGTAAGGACGCTGGCGGTCATGATCGGAGAAAAACTCGGATATCCGGCTCATATGTCTCATTTAATCCGTACGGCATCCGGAGACTTCTCTCTCGACGAATGCTTTACCTTTGATGAACTGGAAACACAGGCTCAGTCCGGGACCGTGGGAGAGCATACAGTTCCTATTGAAGGCGCGCTCAATCATTTGCCGAAATGGATCATAAGTGATACATTAGCTAAGAAAGTAGAAAATGGGGCTTTGCTTGAGACGCCCGAGCAGTTTTCTGAGATGACAAGCGAAGACCGCATTGCTGTCTTTACGGAATCTGGAAGTTGTTTGGCGATCTATTTTCCCCATCCTACAAAAAAAGGGCTGTTAAAGCCGGCAAAAGTATTGCTGCAAAAAAGCGAACAATAG
- a CDS encoding YlmC/YmxH family sporulation protein: protein MRLSELSGKEIVDIKRAERLGVLGQTDLEINEQDGQITALLIPTVKWFGLRKHGQDIRVPWHHIQKIGSDMIILDVPEEMSPRQE, encoded by the coding sequence ATGCGGCTCAGTGAATTATCAGGAAAGGAAATTGTAGACATCAAAAGAGCTGAACGGCTGGGAGTACTCGGCCAGACCGATTTAGAAATCAATGAACAGGATGGACAGATTACGGCACTCCTCATTCCGACAGTTAAGTGGTTTGGTTTGAGAAAACACGGTCAAGACATTCGTGTCCCCTGGCATCATATTCAAAAAATCGGATCAGATATGATCATATTAGACGTGCCTGAGGAAATGTCTCCTCGGCAAGAGTAA